A single region of the Glycine max cultivar Williams 82 chromosome 20, Glycine_max_v4.0, whole genome shotgun sequence genome encodes:
- the LOC100814336 gene encoding LOW QUALITY PROTEIN: receptor-like serine/threonine-protein kinase At4g25390 (The sequence of the model RefSeq protein was modified relative to this genomic sequence to represent the inferred CDS: substituted 2 bases at 2 genomic stop codons): MPSRQLPTSAPPPNHRVSTPLFAFTASVCSLFFLLLLCLRKRKRTTPSSNPPHPFSYPVLRRATNSFSTRLGHGGFGPVFSGTLAGDPVAVKLMDSASLQGEREFHNELLFASRLRSPLVVPAIGFSSDPKRRRFLLVYHLMHNGNLHDALLRRKTPHLTLWKNRFSIILDVAKGIHYLHSLEPPIIHGDIKPSNILLDNSFSAKLADFGLARLKSEIEEFKLKREEKKKEESESDAGSELETQSVNTEQSFDDTGRENAASDYVMDWIGKEVRKERPNEVKKNGSSSAAATAASSSGTVEKKSRKKLEWWESMDDSGVLKKEKRRPAREWWKEEYSEELARKKKKEKRVAGFFXVXPGPAERNRWNSYDSGTGSGAKSGGVSSTPSMRGTVFYVAPEYGYNGDASEKCDVYSFGVLLLVIVSGRRPLEVTGSPVSEFQRANLVSWARQCARRGKLLEMVDESVEGMDKEQASMCVTVALMCLLKSPARRPSMKEVVGMLSGEMEPPLLPPEYSQQAKFTFKSRRNE, from the exons ATGCCATCTCGACAACTGCCCACGTCTGCACCACCTCCCAACCACCGCGTCTCAACCCCTCTCTTCGCTTTCACCGCCTCCGTCTGCTCTTTATTCTTTCTACTCCTCCTCTGCCTCCGGAAGCGTAAACGAACAACTCCATCCTCCAACCCCCCTCACCCGTTCTCCTACCCCGTCCTCCGCCGCGCCACGAACTCGTTCTCGACGCGCCTCGGCCACGGCGGCTTCGGCCCCGTCTTCTCCGGCACCCTCGCCGGCGACCCCGTCGCCGTCAAGCTCATGGACTCCGCCTCCCTCCAGGGCGAGCGCGAGTTCCACAACGAGCTCTTGTTCGCGTCCAGACTCCGCTCCCCTTTAGTGGTCCCCGCCATCGGATTCTCCTCCGACCCAAAACGACGCCGTTTCCTCCTCGTCTATCACCTCATGCACAACGGCAACCTCCACGACGCCCTCTTGCGCCGCAAAACCCCCCACCTCACGCTCTGGAAAAACCGCTTCTCCATAATCCTCGACGTCGCAAAAGGAATCCACTACCTCCACTCCCTCGAACCCCCCATAATCCACGGCGACATAAAACCTAGTAACATTCTTCTCGACAATTCCTTCTCAGCAAAACTAGCAGACTTTGGCCTCGCGCGCTTAAAATCGGAGATAGAAGAATTCAAACTAAAACgcgaggaaaagaaaaaggaagagtcggaGAGCGATGCTGGTTCCGAATTAGAAACTCAGAGCGTCAACACCGAACAGTCATTTGATGATACTGGCAGAGAGAACGCTGCCTCGGATTATGTGATGGATTGGATTGGGAAGGAGGTGAGAAAAGAAAGGCCGAACGAGGTGAAGAAGAATGGTTCTTCTTCTGCTGCTGCTACTGCAGCATCGAGTAGTGGAACGGTGGAGAAGAAAAGTAGGAAGAAATTGGAATGGTGGGAATCCATGGACGATAGTGGGGTTttgaagaaggagaagaggagaccAGCAAGGGAGTGGTGGAAGGAAGAGTATTCCGAAGAGCTtgcaaggaagaaaaagaaagaaaagagggtAGCCGGGTTTTTTTGAGTCTAGCCTGGACCAGCTGAGAGGAATCGATGGAATAGTTATGATTCCGGGACAGGGAGTGGAGCAAAGAGTGGGGGTGTGAGTAGCACTCCGAGCATGAGGGGAACGGTTTTCTACGTTGCTCCAGAGTATGGCTACAATGGGGATGCGTCTGAGAAGTGTGACGTGTACAGCTTCGGGGTATTGTTGCTAGTGATTGTTTCGGGGAGGAGGCCGCTTGAGGTGACGGGTTCGCCGGTATCGGAGTTTCAGCGTGCGAATCTGGTGTCTTGGGCGAGGCAATGCGCGCGGAGAGGGAAGCTTCTGGAAATGGTGGATGAGAGTGTGGAAGGGATGGATAAAGAGCAGGCTAGTATGTGTGTAACGGTTGCGCTAATGTGCTTGCTAAAGTCACCTGCTCGTCGTCCTTCCATGAAGGAGGTTGTGGGAATGCTCAGTGGGGAGATGGAGCCGCCGCTGTTGCCGCCTGAGTACTCGCAACAGGCCAAGTTCACGTTCAAGTCGCG GCGGAACGAATGA